TGGCATGCTGTCACTTAGTTACATTTCGTATTATTCGGCAGAGGCTCAGGCGAAGGAAAGCTTGCCGGAGGATTTTTCTTTTGCCCAGGTGGATGTGAAAAATCACTTTGTAGCGGAGTTGGAACACAAACAGATTCCATATGAGGAGAATCATAGAGAGCCTATTTATATTGAAATTGATGCTCATGAAGTGATGGATGAGTCCATGACGGAACAGTACCTGTTCAGTAGTGTGTTGAGTGACAAGATGGTAGATAACATTGATCTGCAACCAGGCGAAGCGGTCTTTATGGGATATGGAAATGTCACTCAGCGGTTGATTTCCATTCAGGAGAAAGGTCCGATCGTTTTGCATGGATTGAAGCGTACACTGGACCACCAGCTGATCGGAACCTCCAAAAAGGGAGTTCTTCCTGGATACTATACTGGGGGCACGCCTGTAGCGGTAGTAGATGAAACGGTATACCAGCAGCTGCGGCAGGATCTCGATCCCGAGCTACAAAAATCCGAGTGGGCTGATTACTATGGTGTACGTATTCTGAACGAGGGGCAGGCTGAAGAGGCATATGCCGTATATAAGGAGCTGCAGTTGGAAGCACCGAGTTTCTCCCAGATTGAGTTCAGAAATAACCAACGTAACAATATGGGACTGATTATGTTCATTGTTGGTTTCCTTGGTTTGACGTTCTTGATCACATCGGGATGTATCCTGTACTTTAAACAAATGAACGAGAGCGAAGAGGAGAAGGGCAATTATACCATTCTGCGAAAACTTGGATTTACGCAAGGCAACCTGTTGCGTGGAATTCAGATCAAGCAATTGTTTAACTTTGGTATTCCGCTTGTGGTGGGGTTGAGTCATAGTTACTTTGCCGTGAAGTCAGGTTGGTTTTTCTTTGGTACGGAGCTGGCGACACCTACGGTCATTGTCATGATAGTCTATACATTGTTATATTCGATTTTTGGTCTGTTGTCTGTGTGGTACTATAAACGGGTGATTAAGGAAGCTTTGTAGAATTGGGATCAGGAGTATGCTGATATAGCAAAATAGGTTGAGTAAAGGGCAGCTGTATTGTTTACAGACTGCTCTTTTTCTTTTTCTAAGTATAATGCCTCATGAAAAAAGGATGATTATGGAATTGAGTCGAAATGATGATAGAGTCCATGCTTCTGATTCATGTATACCGGTGAAACAAGAGGAGGGGAGTAGCGTGCCTGGAGTTCTATATGCCTCGAAGAAAGAGTTAAGTGAGACGATTCGACGCACCTATGAATTGTTTGAGGGTGAATTCAATGACATCCATAACAGCGACAAAGATAAGTGGGTTGAAGG
This Paenibacillus xylanexedens DNA region includes the following protein-coding sequences:
- a CDS encoding ABC transporter permease, with product MSLNYIIFRNLRKNLKNYYLYVFALVFSVALYFSFVTLQYDPSMDEVAASTKGAAAIGASSVLLIVIVGIFLLYANTIFIKRRSKEIGLFQLIGLTKGRIFGILSAENSILYFGSMAIGVLIGFLASKLVLMILFKILGVDAITKLYFSPMALMQTVIVFTMIYLLIMLMNYTFIKRQSILSLFRVSATSEQQVQKMSVGQMIVGVLGIALIMYGYFMSARLFSGEEMDMQKLMYTMILILFSVILGTYLFYKGSVSFIFNLVRKSKNGYLSIHEVLSLSSIMFRMKSNALLLTIITTVSALAIGMLSLSYISYYSAEAQAKESLPEDFSFAQVDVKNHFVAELEHKQIPYEENHREPIYIEIDAHEVMDESMTEQYLFSSVLSDKMVDNIDLQPGEAVFMGYGNVTQRLISIQEKGPIVLHGLKRTLDHQLIGTSKKGVLPGYYTGGTPVAVVDETVYQQLRQDLDPELQKSEWADYYGVRILNEGQAEEAYAVYKELQLEAPSFSQIEFRNNQRNNMGLIMFIVGFLGLTFLITSGCILYFKQMNESEEEKGNYTILRKLGFTQGNLLRGIQIKQLFNFGIPLVVGLSHSYFAVKSGWFFFGTELATPTVIVMIVYTLLYSIFGLLSVWYYKRVIKEAL